GCCTGGCAATGTTTGTGTTGGTGCTGGGTTTGTCGTTCCTTGGTGAGGGACTCGAGGCTTGGGTGAGCAGTACGGGTCGCGACGCGGCAAACTGAAAGCATTCGATGTCTCACGCATGACGCTCTGGGCCACATTGATCTTGCTAGGCCTGATGACCTACTTGTGGTTGGCAGGGCGCAGCAATCCCGACGATGTGATTGGTTTGCTGGAGCAGATCTTGGCCATCACACTCGCTTTGGTGGTGCTGTTTATCGGTCGCAGCCTGTTTCTTGAGCTCATTGTGCTGGTCTTTGCTCTTCGTTTGCCGGCTGCGCGTCGCAACCACCCTGTGGCAGCTCGCTCCAAGGCTGGAAAGGATATGTTGATGCCCTTCTGATCAACCGGTAGGAAGAGGGTTGTTTTCCTTAGAACCATTGCTTGGCTCTAAGGACATTTGTCTTCTAACTTGTTGGTATTAATTATAACAATGAATTAATACCTGAGATTGCTGTTTGAAGCTAATGGTATTCAGATTAGCTTTTGAAAAAATTATCGCCTAAGTTGAATCGATAGGATCAGTTAGATCCTATCGATTGTAAGTGCCTTAACGTTTACGATGAAGGTGATGTCAAGCTTTTAGAGTTTGACAATGGTCAGAATGTGAAAGTAGTTCTTAAAAGCCCGCCTAGTTGAGTAAAACTCTCATTGCTAGGAGTTAGCTGACCTAATGGGCGACTGAGATAAAACACTGCAGGAGTAACAGTAATGTTATCAGTTACTTGGAAGCTATACCAACCCTCCCAGGCATAATTGCCGTCATCAGGAGATTCACTACCAGTGAGATCTGTTGCGAAAGTAGCTTGACCAACGGCAAGTCCCGCTGTATTTCCCTTAACAAATGCATCCTGCCATTGCAGTGAGACTTGCCATGATTGGGAGGTAGAGACGTATCCGTCGGGAGCACTATTGCCATCAAAGTTGGTTGTATTGATACCCCAGCCAACACTGATAGCAGGAATAAAACCTGAACTTATTGGCTGCCAGTACCCTGAAAGTCCAAAAGCATTGACTGATTGATCAATGTCTTGAAGATAGCTTAATTGGGTAAAGGATGTGGAATACGGAACAACAGAGGCGTCTTGAACGTAACTGTAGATAGCGGCGATTGCCCACTGCTCAGACTGATAACCAATTTGAACAGTACCTGTTGCAGCTGAATTATCGGTTGCAATGCCACCTTTTTGTGGATTACTGTCAGGTCCTTTGTCTAAGTTGGCTACATATTGCAAGCCAATCGTCCATCCATTTTTCTCCCAATTAAGCGCTACACCAGGCCCTTGATTTTTGTTGTATGCAGCAGGTGCACCGTTAAGAGTTAGAACATCAAGAACTGTTGATGCATCACCTTGAGGATAAACAGAAGGCCATATCGGCAACATGTCATCTTGACCAACATTAGCCCCTATAAAAAATGTGAAATCCTCACCAATAGGAGTGTTGTAAAAGATCTTATCGATGAATACATCGTTTGGACCTCCTTCGGACTCAGAGGCAACTTCTAATGTTGAAAGTGTCGTAGGCCCACCACCAAAAGATGAGCTTCCAAAATTACCAGACCTGATAGTTGTCGTTAATAAATCTTTCCCCGTAAAACTAGTATTCAGGATCATCTGAGTATCATAGTTAAATACGGTTGCGCCAAAATTTTTCTTGGCGTAGTTCACATAATCTGATTTCGTCAAATCAACTTGTCCGGCGTCTCCCGCTGCCAAAAGCAAGTTTGAACCACTATTCCCCTCACCATCGTCTGGGAATCGTTGGTCAATCTCATTGATTTGCTTAGCAGAATAGTTCAGGTCACCGCCAAAATTATTGGCGCCAACAACAAAACTTGCTTGCACATCAAGCTTGGTGGTGGTGGAGAACTGAGTGGCTTCCAGTTCACCAACGCGGGCTTCAAGTCCGTCAACACGGCCCTTGAGGATGGCGAGTTCCTTTTCGAACTCTTTCATCAGGCGCTTCAGCTCATCGGTCACTTCGGTGACGCGGTCGAGACAGGCGTTCAACAGAGCAGCCGCTTCAAAGCGGGTCATGGCCCTGTTACCGCGGTAGGTGCCGTTGGGGTAACCAGCAACACAGCCGTAGCGCTCGATCAGGTTGCTAAGTGCCTGATAAGCCCAGTCGGTTGGGTAAACGTCAGAAAACTGAGTGATGCTGGTGACTTGCTCGCCAGAAGCGGCGTAGTCAGACACACCATTGATATTGAGCTCAGTGGCGTTTGCAGCCACAGGTGCCAAAAGGCCCAGGGCAGCTGGAGCCACCAGCAGTTGATGGAAAAGTTTCACAAAGTCCTCACACAAGATGACGCAAAATGCATCGACAAAACAATAACCAATCAGCTTGAATTCCTAGAAACAAATATTACATAGAAAGCAATCATGGTTTTTCAGGTCATCCTTGAGGGCTATCTCAAGTTTTCAATTCTTTCTCAGCAAATTCTCAGTCATCCGAATGAAGGAGAAACCTAGAAAACAAATTCTTGCTCCATTCAAATTCATTATCAAATCAATAAGAAATTGATCGAGGCCGTATCATTTGTTTCGCCACTGTTGAAGTTGCTGTCAGCTTAGTTAGGATAGCTTAAGACTAGTAAATTGTTTTGACAAAAACCGAAGACTACAAGCATCTTACAAAAAAAATGAGCGAAGTTAGTAAATTCGAATTTTACAATGATATTAGTCTGAGTAATAAAGAATATACGATTGGGATCGCTTTGGCTCTTACCCTTGGATGGTGTGGAGTCCACAGGTTCTGGCTTGGTGATAGCAAGGGAGGATTTATCTATTTAATATTTTTCTGGACTTTGCTTCCATTCATCTTTTCCATTGTGGACGCAATATGCATGAAACGTACTTGCAAAAAAATTAATAACGATCATGCTGTCGATGCTTTTAAAAAATATTCAGAAGCTGGTTTGCCTATTTAGATCACTGGAAATTCAAAAGAAAACACTAGCCAAAATTATTCCTTGGCGCTTTCTTTTGAACTTCAACTCACTTTTTAATGTTATTAAATCAACCTACTCCTAGCAAATAATTATGCGGCAGTTGCAGGATTAAAGCCTGATGCGCTCTGCATATTAGCCAAGAATGTACCATCAAAGAATTGCTGGTCAAGCAAGAGCATTGCTGCAGTATTTGTGTTGGCCAATTTAAGTCGTTTGCAGATAAAACGAGCTTCAGATTCTTCTTTAACCTGCTCATCAATAAACCAGTCAAGCATCACAGTTGCAGGTCTATTGTTTAGGCGCTCTGCAATTCCATAAATATGATTAATTGAGGCTGTCACCTCTTTTTCCATAGAATAAACATTTGAAAACAGTGCCTCTAGGGACTCCCATTCGTGATCTGGAGCATTAATCGATGGAAGTTCGACTTTTTCATCGTTATCAACGAGAAAAGCAATCATGCGAGATGCATGCGTTCTTTCCTCATTGCTTTTAGTCTCCATATATGTTGAGAATCCAATCAGATCCTTTTCACGGAGCCAAATGGACATCGCAAGATAAGTATGACTTGCCTGAAATTCGCAAGCAAGGTGATTGTTGATAGCAGAGGTTAGTTCGTTCATAATAGATTGAAAATTGTGGAATGAAGAGTTTAGAGTTAATGCAAATTTGGAATTAAGAAATCACACAGTGCTTTTCATAAAATGCTGTGTGTGACTTCTTGGCTAGTCAATCAACCAAATATTAAGCCCCAGGATTGATAGAAACTAAACGCAACTACCCATGCCACCACCATCGATACCGTTACCGAGAAAATAGTGAAACGAGCTGATTTGGTTTCCCCCCAAATGGTTGCGACAGTTGTCAAGCATGGTACATAAAGCAAACTAAAGAGGCAGTAACTAAATCCTTGTCGGAAAGTAATTACACCACCCAATGTTGTTTTTAAAGCATCACTTCCCTCACCAAGTCCATACATCGTTGCAACAGCTGCGAGTTGTACTTCCTTAGCAACGAACCCGATAATCAAAGAGACTGTAAGCAATGGGTTGATTCCTAATGGCGCCATCAACGGTTGGAAAAATGTACCAATTCGCCCTGCATATGTATTCATTCCTTCAGCCCCACCTGGATAATTTGTGAGATACCAAGTAATACATGTGCCAATAATCATGAATATTGCAAGATTCCTTACAAAGGTTGTCATTTCACTCCAAACATTTAAAGCAACCTGTTTGAAAGTGGGAGTTCTGTAAGGGGGCAATTCAATAACGAATGGATCTTTAGACTTGAACTGACCACTCAGGTTAAATATCATGGCCAAAACAAACGCAACTACGAAGCTAATAATGTAAAGCAACCATAGAGCGAATCCACCTGCAATCCCCGGTAGTATGATTCCTAAGAAGAATACAAAAACTTGTAATCTTGCTGAGCACAGAGCAAAAGGTATGATTAAAATTGAAAGTAATCTTTGAGTTTTAGATCTAATCGTTCTGGTCCCCATGATGGCTGGAACATTACAGCCAAATCCAAACAATTGAAGAACAAATCCTCGACCATCTAAACCCGCAGAACGCATAAGTGCATCCATTAAGTATGCAGC
The Synechococcus sp. CC9311 DNA segment above includes these coding regions:
- a CDS encoding TM2 domain-containing protein, with the protein product MTKTEDYKHLTKKMSEVSKFEFYNDISLSNKEYTIGIALALTLGWCGVHRFWLGDSKGGFIYLIFFWTLLPFIFSIVDAICMKRTCKKINNDHAVDAFKKYSEAGLPI
- a CDS encoding ferritin, which codes for MNELTSAINNHLACEFQASHTYLAMSIWLREKDLIGFSTYMETKSNEERTHASRMIAFLVDNDEKVELPSINAPDHEWESLEALFSNVYSMEKEVTASINHIYGIAERLNNRPATVMLDWFIDEQVKEESEARFICKRLKLANTNTAAMLLLDQQFFDGTFLANMQSASGFNPATAA
- a CDS encoding iron uptake porin; protein product: MKLFHQLLVAPAALGLLAPVAANATELNINGVSDYAASGEQVTSITQFSDVYPTDWAYQALSNLIERYGCVAGYPNGTYRGNRAMTRFEAAALLNACLDRVTEVTDELKRLMKEFEKELAILKGRVDGLEARVGELEATQFSTTTKLDVQASFVVGANNFGGDLNYSAKQINEIDQRFPDDGEGNSGSNLLLAAGDAGQVDLTKSDYVNYAKKNFGATVFNYDTQMILNTSFTGKDLLTTTIRSGNFGSSSFGGGPTTLSTLEVASESEGGPNDVFIDKIFYNTPIGEDFTFFIGANVGQDDMLPIWPSVYPQGDASTVLDVLTLNGAPAAYNKNQGPGVALNWEKNGWTIGLQYVANLDKGPDSNPQKGGIATDNSAATGTVQIGYQSEQWAIAAIYSYVQDASVVPYSTSFTQLSYLQDIDQSVNAFGLSGYWQPISSGFIPAISVGWGINTTNFDGNSAPDGYVSTSQSWQVSLQWQDAFVKGNTAGLAVGQATFATDLTGSESPDDGNYAWEGWYSFQVTDNITVTPAVFYLSRPLGQLTPSNESFTQLGGLLRTTFTF